Below is a genomic region from Pseudarthrobacter sulfonivorans.
ACGCATCCATTGCTTCGCTGTCGGTGATGGGCTCATAGGTGACGCGGCCGATATCGGCCAAGTAGGCGTGTTCCGGGCCAACGCCCGGGTAGTCCAGGCCTGCGGAAATCGAGTGCGACTCGATGGTCTGCCCGTCGTCGTCCTGCATGAGGTAGGAGCGTGCGCCGTGCAGGACGCCGGGCTTGCCGAGGGTGATGGTGGCTGCGTGCCGGCCGGTGTCCACGCCGTCGCCGCCGGCTTCAAAGCCGTAGATCTTCACGGACGGATCATCCAGGAATCCGTGGAAGATGCCGATCGCGTTGGAACCGCCGCCGATGCAGGCGCAGACGGCGTCGGGCAGTTTGCCGGTCTGCTCCAGGATCTGGGCGCGGGCTTCCTCGCCGATGACCTCGTGGAAGAAGCGGACCATGGCCGGGAACGGGTGCGCCCCGGCGGCGGTGCCCAGCAGGTAGTGGGTGTTGTCGACGTTGCTGACCCAGTCCCGGAGGGCGTCGTTGATGGCGTCCTTGAGGGTCTGGGAACCATTCACCACGGGCACCACGGTGGCGCCGAGCAGCTGCATCCGGGCGACATTCAGTGCCTGCCGGCGGCAGTCTTCGGCGCCCATGTAGACAACGCATTCCAGGCCGAGGAGCGCGGCGGCGGTGGCGCTGGCAACGCCGTGCTGCCCGGCGCCGGTCTCGGCGATGACGCGGGTTTTCCCCATGCGCTTGGCCAGCAGGGCCTGGCCCAGGACGTTGTTGATCTTGTGGGATCCGGTGTGGTTGAGGTCCTCGCGTTTGAGGAAAATCCGGGCGCCGCCGGCGTGCTCGGAGAACCGCTTGGCTTCGGTCAGCAGCGAGGGACGGCCGGAGTAGTTCTTGTTCAGATCGGAGAGCTGGGCCAGGAATTCGGGATCTGCCTTGGCCTTTTCAAAGGTGTCTTCGAGCTCGTCCAGGGCGGCGATCAGCGATTCAGGCATCCAACGCCCGCCGTAGCCGCCGAAGTATGGCCCCGGGGCGTGCTTCAGCGAGCCGCCCTGCAGGAAAGCGTCCGCAGCGTTGTTGTCAGCGTTTTCTGAGGGTGCGTCAACCATCAGTCTCACCGTCCTGTTCAAGTTGGTCGTTCGGAAGTGTTGTGCCGCCGGCGCCAGGCCCGGCGGGTGCCCGGACTAGGCCCGGGCGGCGATGGCGGCAGCGCCGGCCGCCGTGAATTCGGCGATCCGGTCACGCGGCGTTGCGTCGCTGACGAGGGCCTCCCCCACCAGGATGGCGTTGGCGCCGTTGGCGGCGTAATGCGTCACGTCGTCCACGCCGCGGACACCGGATTCGGCGATGACCAGCGCTTCGGCCGGAATCAGTCCGGCGAGGGAGGCGAAAACTGAACGGTCGACGTCGAGCGTCTTCAGGTTGCGCACGTTAACGCCGATGATGCGCGCCTCAGCCGCCACTGCACGTTCGATTTCCTCTTCCGTGTGTGTCTCCACGAGCACGTTCATGCCGAGTTCGCGGCTGAGGGCGCTGAACTCCCGGAGCTGGCTGTCGGAGAGCGACGCCACGATGAGCAGGATCAGGTCCGCGCCGTGGGCGCGGGCCTCCCAGATCTGGTACTCATCGAGGGTGAAATCCTTGCGGAGCAGCGGAACGTCCACGCGGGCACGGACGGCGTCCAGGTCCGCAAGGGAGCCGTTGAAGCGCCGCTGCTCGGTGAGGACGCTGATCACGGCTGCGCCGCCGTCGGCATACTGCTCTGCCAGCGCTGCCGGATCCACGATGCTGGCGAGGTCGCCCTTGGACGGGCTGCGCCGCTTGATTTCCGCGATGACCTTCAGCTGGTCCCGCTGCACCGCGGTGCCGCCGAGGGCCGACCAGGCGTCCCGGGCGGGTGCCGCGGCCGCCGCCAGGTCCTTCAGGTCCGCCAGCGAAACGAGACGCTTCCTGGCCTCCATATCCTCCCAGACACCGGCATTGATGTCGTCGAGAACAGTCGCCATCAGTGGCCGGAGCTCTTCAGCTTGCTGCCTTCGACGCCGTAGCCCGCCTTGCGCATGATGTAGCCAAGAATCAGGCCGAGGACCATCACGGCTGCGCCGGCGATGAAGATGGGGGTGTTGGCGATGACAAAGGCGATGGACGCGATGAGGGCGCCGACCAGCATAACGATCACGCAGGTCCAGGCCGCGGGGCTGTTGCCGTGGCCAAGTTCCTGGCTGTGGTCAACGACGCCGGGGGCAACGGTCCGGGTGCCTGATTTCGATACGGAAGCGGGTGCTTTGCTCATGTGAATCTCCTCGGGATGAATACTGCTTACATTCTGCCATTTTTTGGCCGTTACCTGCCTATCGGCAGACGTGGCTCAGGTTCCAGCGGGCTGCTCGCGTTTGGCTGCGAGCGGGAGTTCAGGTGGGATCGTCGCCGCGCGAGAGCCGGTCCCAGCTGTCGATCTCGTCCACAGGACCGGTGGCGGCCGCCGTACTGCCGGCGGGCCCTCCGTATGTGGCTGCGTCATATTTGGTCCGCGACTTCCAGTGCCGGCCAGCGGGGATGATCAGCAACGCGGCCAGCGCCAGCAGGGCACCGGCGACGACGGCGAGGACCGGGAAGGCGGTAACGGCCACTTCCGCGTTCCCGCCGGTGACCCCGGTGGCAGCGGCGATGGAGCCCTGCGCGGCGCCCAGCGGGTCAGCCAGCACCGTGGCGGCCGCGGCAATGATGCCGACGGAGGCCAACATGATGAGGGCGGTGATGACCCACCGCGAGAACTTTCCTGCGATGGATGCTGCCAGTCCGCCCGCCAGGGCCACGACGGCCAGGGCCGTCACCGCGGTGGCGGCCTTGCTGCCCTGGACCGACAGGGTGTTCTGGTCCCCCGCGGCCTGGCCCACCTGGTTGGCGTCCAGACTGACGGTGATCCAGGTCTGGGTGGTGGCGCCGAAAACGGCCAGCGCAAGGACGGCGATCAGCAGTACCAGTGTGGATTTCCTGGCCCAGGCCGGCGTCATTCGGCGCCCTGGCTTTCCTCGGCGGTGCTGGCGTCGCTGGTGTGAGAGGTGCCGGGGAGCGATTCCGCCGCAATGTTGTGCAGCGATCCGGCGGTGTGCACGGCCCGGAGCGGAGCGGCCGCCTTGTTCACGGTCTCCAGGGCTTCTGTGGGGTTCACGGAATCCGCCACGATGCCTCCGCCGGCCTGGACGTAGGCGCGTCCTTCGCGGAGAAGGGCCGAGCGGATGGCAATGGCCATGTCCATGTCGCCGGCGAAGTCGAGGTAACCCACCACGCCGCCGTAGATGCCGCGGCGGTGCGGTTCAAGCTCGTCCAGCAGGCGCAGAGCCCGGGGCTTCGGGGCACCGGACAGGGTGCCCGCGGGGAAGGTCGCTTTCAGGACGTCGTAGGCGTTGGCGTCCGGGGACAGCTTGCCCACCACGGTGGAGACCAGGTGCATGATGTGGCTGAACCGCTCCACCTCCATGAACTGCGTGACGTCCACGGTTCCCGCCACGCAGACCTTGGACAGATCGTTGCGGGAGAGGTCCACGAGCATCAGGTGTTCGGCGCGTTCCTTCTGGTCGGCCAGCAGCTCCTCGGCGAGGGCCTTGTCTCCCTCCACCGTTTTGCCTCGGGGCCGTGAACCGGCGATGGGGTGGGTGATGACTTCTTCACCGGTTACCGTCACCAGGGCCTCGGGTGAGGACCCTACGATCGAGTACTCCCGGCCGTCGGCGTCCTCGAGGCTGAAGATGTACATGTACGGGCTGGGGTTGGTGTTGCGCAGGACGCGGTACACGTCAAGGGGCGAGGCGCCGCACTCCATTTCGAAGCGGCGTGAAATCACCACCTGGAACACTTCGCCGTCCACAATGGCTTCCTTGCCGCGATCCAGCGCGGCCAGGTAAGAGGGTTCGTCCCACCGTTCCTCGACGCTGGAGGCGAAATCCAGGGCGGCGGGCTCCAGTACGGAAACCGGCTGGGCCACGGGCGTGCTGATCTGGGTGAGGAGGGCCTTGACCCGTGCCACGGCATCTTCCCAGGCCTCGTCCACGCGGTCGGAGCTCCCGTCGAAGTTGATGGCGTTGGCGATCAGCAGCACTGTGCCGTCATGGTTGTCGTGCACTGCCATGTCCGTGACCAGGTTCAGCGCCATCTCGGGCAGGTGGAGGTCATCCTCCGGCGGGCTGGTCAGCCGTTCCCAGTGGCGGACAGTCTCCCAGCCCAGGAAGCCGACGAGGCCGGAGGTGAACGGCGGCAGTCCGTCAAACCTGCTGGTCCGCAGTGCTTCGATGGTGTCGCGGATGGCGTCCACGGGGTTGCCGTCCAGGGGCACGCCGGCAGGGGGCTGGCCCAGCCAGTGCGCCTGGCCGTCCTTGGTGGTCAGGGTTGCCCGGGACTTCGCGCCAATAAAGGAGTACCGCGACCACGTGCCGCCCACCGCCGCGGACTCCATCAGGAACGTGCCGGGCTGGCCCTGGGCCAGCTTCCGGTAGAGGCCGATAGGGGTCTCCGCGTCCGCCAGCACTTTGAGCGTGACGGGGATGACCCGGCTGCTGCCGGCGAGTTCGCGGAACTCCTCGAGGCCCGGGCTGATGATTCCAAGGTCCTGCATGGCTATGCTTCGCCGCCTGTTCTTGTGTGTCGCCTGGTGAAATGTCGCCGGGTGTGGAACGGCGCCAGTCCTATGCTGCCAAAAGTGTTCGCCTGGGGGCGGGTCATCCGCCCCGGGCCGTGGGTCAGACTGCCTCGCCGGTCTGGACTTCCAGGTCCCTGCCCTCGAAGCAGGTCCGGGTGCCGGTGTGGCACGCCGCGCCGACCTGGTCCACGCGGATCAGGAGGGCATCGCCGTCGCAGTCCAGGGCAACCGATTTGACCCACTGGACGTGGCCGGAGGTGTCCCCCTTGCGCCAGTATTCCTGGCGGGAGCGGGAGTAGAAGGTGACCCGGCCGCTGGTCATGGTGCGGTGCAGGGCTTCATCGTCCATCCAGCCCAGCATCAGCACTTCGTGGGTGTCGAACTGCTGGACCACCGCGGCAACCAGCCCGGCGCCGTCACGCTTCAGTGCGGCCGCGACGGCAGAAGGAAGCGGGCTTGTGGCGGGGGCCGGGACAATTACGGGGGCGGAGGCGGGCTGCTCAGACATCAGACCAAGTCTAGTGCCTCATCAGCGGCCTCCGAATATGCACCAACGGGCATACAAACAGTGTGTGAACAAGGGCACCTATCGGCTGGCGGTTCTGCTGCCCAACTTCGCTGCTCTCGTGCTAGTTTCACAAGTGATGCATTTCGTCGAACCGTCCCGAGAAGTCCTGGCCGAAACCCTGCTGGCGGCCGGCCCTGATGCCCCCACCCTCTGCAGAGGCTGGCGCACCAGGGACCTTGCCGCGCACCTTTACCTTCGCGAACGCAAGGCTGCCGTAGGGCTTGGCCTCATCATCAAGCGCCTGTCCAAGGCTTCGGACAAGGCCACCGCCAAGCTCGCGGCAAAGCTGAAAACCGCTGACGACTACACCGGCCTCGTGAACACCTTCCGTGGTGGCCCGCCGGCTCTGTCCCCCATGAACATCAAGGCCTTGGACGAGAGCTCCAACCTGATCGAATATTTCGTCCACACCGAGGACATCCGCCGGGCTGTGGACCGCTGGGCACCGCGCGCCCTCGACGAGGCCTACTCGGACGCCCTATGGGACGAACTGATCAAGCGGGCAGCCATCCTTTACCGTGGCGTCGACCTTGGCATTGTGCTGGTGCGCCCGTCCGGGCCGCGGCACGTCGCCAAGCGGGCACCGGTTTCGGTGGCGATCGTTGGTGAGCCGGGCGAACTGCTGATGCACGCCCACGGCCGGACCCGCCACGCCCTGGTTACTTTCGAAGGCCAGCCGGACGCCGTCGCCCTGCTCCAGTCGGCTGAAGTCGGCCTCTAACAAAGCAACGCGGGGTCACTTCTTGCCCAATAACCATCGGTTACCGGGCAAGAAGTGACCCCGCGTTGCTGAGTCGGGGGGTTAGCGGACTTCGAAACCTGCGTCGCGGATTGCCTGCTTGACCTGGGACATCATGTTGTCGGGGCCCCAGTGGAAGATCGAGGCCGCCAGCACGGCGTCCGCACCGGCGACGACGGCCGGCGGGAAGTGAGCCGGTTCCCCGGCGCCGCCTGATGCGATGATCGGCACTTTCACGGCTGCCCGGACGAGCCGGATCAGTTCCAGGTCGAAGCCGTCCTTGGTGCCGTCGGCGTCGATGGAGTTGAGCAGGATTTCCCCGATGCCTCGGTCGGCGGCTTCCCTGGCCCACTCGATGGCGTCGATCCCGGTACCGGTGCGGCCGCCGTGGGTGGTCACTTCAAAGCCCGACGGCGTGGGCTGGGACCCGGGGCGGGTCCGGCGGGCGTCCACGGACAGGACCAGCACCTGCGAACCGAAATGCCGGCTGATTTCGTTGATAACGTCCGGCCGGGCAACGGCGGCCGTGTTGATGGAAGCCTTGTCCGCGCCGAAACGCAGGAGCTTGTCCACCTCGGCAACACCGCGGACACCGCCGCCCACGGTCAGCGGGATGAAGACTTCCTCGGCCGTGCGGCGGACCACGTCGAAGGTGGTTTCGCGGTTGCCGGAGGACGCCGTGACATCGAGGAACGTCAGTTCGTCGGCGCCCGCATTGTCGTAGCGGTGTGCCAG
It encodes:
- the trpB gene encoding tryptophan synthase subunit beta, whose product is MVDAPSENADNNAADAFLQGGSLKHAPGPYFGGYGGRWMPESLIAALDELEDTFEKAKADPEFLAQLSDLNKNYSGRPSLLTEAKRFSEHAGGARIFLKREDLNHTGSHKINNVLGQALLAKRMGKTRVIAETGAGQHGVASATAAALLGLECVVYMGAEDCRRQALNVARMQLLGATVVPVVNGSQTLKDAINDALRDWVSNVDNTHYLLGTAAGAHPFPAMVRFFHEVIGEEARAQILEQTGKLPDAVCACIGGGSNAIGIFHGFLDDPSVKIYGFEAGGDGVDTGRHAATITLGKPGVLHGARSYLMQDDDGQTIESHSISAGLDYPGVGPEHAYLADIGRVTYEPITDSEAMDAFKLLCRTEGIIPAIESSHALAGAIKVGKRLTEGSADPSETVVIVNLSGRGDKDVETAAEWFDMLDEEGKVKGTNLSTRKPKGPADRAETEAVPATAAPATSAADNNEDQN
- the trpC gene encoding indole-3-glycerol phosphate synthase TrpC, which translates into the protein MATVLDDINAGVWEDMEARKRLVSLADLKDLAAAAAPARDAWSALGGTAVQRDQLKVIAEIKRRSPSKGDLASIVDPAALAEQYADGGAAVISVLTEQRRFNGSLADLDAVRARVDVPLLRKDFTLDEYQIWEARAHGADLILLIVASLSDSQLREFSALSRELGMNVLVETHTEEEIERAVAAEARIIGVNVRNLKTLDVDRSVFASLAGLIPAEALVIAESGVRGVDDVTHYAANGANAILVGEALVSDATPRDRIAEFTAAGAAAIAARA
- a CDS encoding HGxxPAAW family protein, with product MSKAPASVSKSGTRTVAPGVVDHSQELGHGNSPAAWTCVIVMLVGALIASIAFVIANTPIFIAGAAVMVLGLILGYIMRKAGYGVEGSKLKSSGH
- a CDS encoding Trp biosynthesis-associated membrane protein; protein product: MTPAWARKSTLVLLIAVLALAVFGATTQTWITVSLDANQVGQAAGDQNTLSVQGSKAATAVTALAVVALAGGLAASIAGKFSRWVITALIMLASVGIIAAAATVLADPLGAAQGSIAAATGVTGGNAEVAVTAFPVLAVVAGALLALAALLIIPAGRHWKSRTKYDAATYGGPAGSTAAATGPVDEIDSWDRLSRGDDPT
- a CDS encoding anthranilate synthase component I — translated: MQDLGIISPGLEEFRELAGSSRVIPVTLKVLADAETPIGLYRKLAQGQPGTFLMESAAVGGTWSRYSFIGAKSRATLTTKDGQAHWLGQPPAGVPLDGNPVDAIRDTIEALRTSRFDGLPPFTSGLVGFLGWETVRHWERLTSPPEDDLHLPEMALNLVTDMAVHDNHDGTVLLIANAINFDGSSDRVDEAWEDAVARVKALLTQISTPVAQPVSVLEPAALDFASSVEERWDEPSYLAALDRGKEAIVDGEVFQVVISRRFEMECGASPLDVYRVLRNTNPSPYMYIFSLEDADGREYSIVGSSPEALVTVTGEEVITHPIAGSRPRGKTVEGDKALAEELLADQKERAEHLMLVDLSRNDLSKVCVAGTVDVTQFMEVERFSHIMHLVSTVVGKLSPDANAYDVLKATFPAGTLSGAPKPRALRLLDELEPHRRGIYGGVVGYLDFAGDMDMAIAIRSALLREGRAYVQAGGGIVADSVNPTEALETVNKAAAPLRAVHTAGSLHNIAAESLPGTSHTSDASTAEESQGAE
- the hisI gene encoding phosphoribosyl-AMP cyclohydrolase, which codes for MSEQPASAPVIVPAPATSPLPSAVAAALKRDGAGLVAAVVQQFDTHEVLMLGWMDDEALHRTMTSGRVTFYSRSRQEYWRKGDTSGHVQWVKSVALDCDGDALLIRVDQVGAACHTGTRTCFEGRDLEVQTGEAV
- a CDS encoding TIGR03085 family metal-binding protein; this encodes MHFVEPSREVLAETLLAAGPDAPTLCRGWRTRDLAAHLYLRERKAAVGLGLIIKRLSKASDKATAKLAAKLKTADDYTGLVNTFRGGPPALSPMNIKALDESSNLIEYFVHTEDIRRAVDRWAPRALDEAYSDALWDELIKRAAILYRGVDLGIVLVRPSGPRHVAKRAPVSVAIVGEPGELLMHAHGRTRHALVTFEGQPDAVALLQSAEVGL
- the hisF gene encoding imidazole glycerol phosphate synthase subunit HisF — its product is MAVAVRVIPCLDVDAGRVVKGINFEGLRDAGDPVELAHRYDNAGADELTFLDVTASSGNRETTFDVVRRTAEEVFIPLTVGGGVRGVAEVDKLLRFGADKASINTAAVARPDVINEISRHFGSQVLVLSVDARRTRPGSQPTPSGFEVTTHGGRTGTGIDAIEWAREAADRGIGEILLNSIDADGTKDGFDLELIRLVRAAVKVPIIASGGAGEPAHFPPAVVAGADAVLAASIFHWGPDNMMSQVKQAIRDAGFEVR